The Paraburkholderia sp. PREW-6R genomic interval GCCTGTACCGTTTCGAGCGCACACGAGCCGTCGCGGATCCCGCTACTCCGCTCATCTCAATTCTTCACGCACCGGAATCCCGCATACACATACTGGTAATGCGGCTGGAACCAGTTGCGGAATTCCGGCCGCAGCATGCAGCGTGCGGTGCGAGCCGAGCCGCCTTTAATCACGTAATGCTGGCCGTCGAAGAAATTCGCTGAATAACCGGGATAGAACGGAAACGCTTCGAACGCCGGCAACGCGTCGAATACGGTCGATGTCCACTCCCAACCATTGCCGAACTGCCCTTCCACGCCGAACGTGCTGACGTTGTCCGGATGCTCGTCGACCGGATGCGGATCCCAGCTTCGAAAATCGAAATTGCCCGACGCCGCATGCGGCGCGCCGTGCGCTGCGCGCTGCCATTGCGCCTCGGTGGGCAACGACTTGCCGGCCCACCGCGCGTAGGCGCTCGCTTCGGCATGACTGACGTAGACCGGCCAGTCGAGCGGCAGCGGCACTTCGTCGAACATCGTGCGCAGCGTCCAACTGGCTTGTTCGCCCGGCACCTCGTGCCTGGTCCAGCCGGCAGGATGGCCGATCTGCTCGGCTTCCTTCCACGCCCAATCTTTTTCCGACCACCACTTCGGCTCGTGATAACCGCCAGCCTCGATGAATTCGCAAAACGCCCCGTTCGTTACCATGTGACGGTCGATCTCGAACGCAGGCACTTCCACGCGCAATTCGCCGAACTCGTTGTCCCAACCGAAGCGGCCGCTGTCGCGCGGCATGCCGAGCACCGCACTGCCCGCGGGCACGCTGACCATTGACGAGAGCGCGGCGCGCGGTTCCGCTCGCGTTCTCACGGGCTCGCGAAGATGGGTCACCTTCTGCTCGATTGGCAGTTGAT includes:
- a CDS encoding SUMF1/EgtB/PvdO family nonheme iron enzyme, yielding MNRDPAPHHPLVQRLIDARQVTDALFAIVKPEFLYERPIRERHRIVFYIGHLEAFERNLFDQRLVDLPAFDPHLDQLFAFGIDPVDGGFPTDQPADWPSLDAVREYASRAREQIDRELDALADSARLASSEDALVSEQLLNVAIEHRLMHAETLAYMLHQLPIEQKVTHLREPVRTRAEPRAALSSMVSVPAGSAVLGMPRDSGRFGWDNEFGELRVEVPAFEIDRHMVTNGAFCEFIEAGGYHEPKWWSEKDWAWKEAEQIGHPAGWTRHEVPGEQASWTLRTMFDEVPLPLDWPVYVSHAEASAYARWAGKSLPTEAQWQRAAHGAPHAASGNFDFRSWDPHPVDEHPDNVSTFGVEGQFGNGWEWTSTVFDALPAFEAFPFYPGYSANFFDGQHYVIKGGSARTARCMLRPEFRNWFQPHYQYVYAGFRCVKN